The genome window TGGGCAGATACTGACGCGGTCGGCGGCACGACCCGGAGACCTGATAGCCGTCACCGGTACCCTGGGGGCTGCCGCTGCCGGTGTGGAAATACTCGGAAAGGGTCTGACGTGTGAACCCGGAGCTACCGCTTCCCTGAGAAAGGCCTGCCTTCATCCCCGTCCTCGTGTAGCCGAAGGGCGGTTGCTGGTAGAGCAGGGTGTGAAAACTGCCATTGATATCAGTGACGGGTTGATTGCCGACCTTAACCACATCTGCCAGGAGAGCCGGGTTGGCGCGCGGGTGGAGGTTGACCGTGTGCCTATCTCACCTGCGGTCAAGGAGTGCTTCCCCGACCGTGCCCTGGAACTGGCGCTGTCGGGAGGCGAAGACTACGAACTGCTTTTCACCGCGGCTGCCGATAACATCGACCGCGTGAGGATGGCCGCTTCGTGTCCGATAACGGTTATCGGGGAGATTGCTTCCGAAGGAGTCAACGAGACCGTGTTGGTTGATAGCCACGGTAATCCCGTCAGCCTGCCCGGGACGGGCTGGGACCATTATAACGCGGCACGAAACCAGAAATGATGTGCTTTGACCTGACCACGCACAGTCCGGAAGAAACCCAGGAACTCGGTAGAGCTATGGGGGCACTAGCCCGGCCGGGTGATATCTTCCTCCTCGTCGGGGAGCTGGGCACGGGCAAGACCTGCCTTACCCAGGGGATTGCCTGGGGACTGGACATCAGGGAATACGCACTGAGTCCTACCTTCGTTATCATGAGGGAGCTATACGGGCGGCTCCCCCTGTACCATATCGACCTTTACCGACTGGATAATATCGAGGAGGTTGCCGACCTCGGACTGGATGACTACCTGTACGGGAAAGGAGTCTGCGTGGTGGAATGGGCGGAGAAGGGCCTGAGCGTGATGCCACCGGAGCACCTGCTGGTGGATATTAAATACCTTCCCGGTACGGAGCGTAGCTTTCGGCTCCAGCCTTCCGGCCAGCGTTACCGGGAGATGCTGGTAGAGATGAGAAAGACCTTCCCCGGCACGCAGGAACGATAACCGATGCAGCTTGCCATAGATACTTCGACGGATACCGCCAGCCTGGCACTGGTCCGGGACGGCGACGTAGTCGCCGAGCTAACCTGGCGTTGCGGACAGAACCATACCCGGCAGTTGCTGCCCAACCTGGAGCACCTGCTGCGCCAGTTCGACTTGAGTCCGCAGGCATTGACCGGCATCATCGTTGCCCGGGGGCCGGGCAGCTTCAACGGACTGCGGGTCGGCATCAGTGTCGCCAAAGGACTGGCGTTCAGCCTGGGGGTTCCGATTGTCGGCATCAGTACCCTGGAAGTGGAAGCCTATCAGCACGCCGGGACCGGACTTCCCGTCTGTCCGGTATTCAACGCCGGCAGGGGAGAGGTAGCCACCGCCACGTACCGGCGCAGGAGAGGCAGGTGGCTCCAGCTTGCCCCGGAGCATATCACCACTATCGAGTCACTCTGTTCCGGTATCGCCTCAAAGACAGTGCTCTGTGGCGAGTACGTGACAGTAATTGCGGAGCAGTTGCGGCAGCACCTGGGGAGCAAGGCCGTCATCCCCTCGACAACAACCGGTCTGCGGCGGGCTGCTTTCCTCGCTGAACTCGGTCTCAAACGCCTGACAGCCGGCGACACCGATGACCCGGCTACCCTGCAGCCGCTCTACCTGCGCAGGCCGTCGATTACCAGGGCCAAGCACCGGTGAGAAACAGCGTTTCATACTTTGCAATCTGTGCACCATACTGTTTACGGGATACCGAATCAACCATTGTAGGAGCTTGAAATGGAAAGGTCTCTGGTTCTGATTAAACCTGACGCTATGGAGAGGGGGCTGGGTGGTGCGATTATCGGGCGCTTGCAGCAGCAAGGGTTGAAGCTGCTGGCACTGAAGATGCTGCACATGGATGAGGCCCTGGCGAAACGACACTACGCCATCCATGAGGGCAAACCATTCTTCGAGGACCTGGTCAGGTACATCACGTCTACGCCCATAATCGCCAGTGTTTTCGAAGGTGAGAACGCCGTGGATACAATCCGGCAGGCGATGGGTACTACCGACCCGGCCAAAGCAGAAGCGGGCACGATACGGGCCGCCTACGGCCTGGATATCCAGCGGAACGCGACCCACGCTTCCGATGCGCCTGAGACTGCCCGGGTGGAGATTGCGCTGTTCTTCACCGAAGATGAGCTTTTCGACTGCTGAAACCCCCGATTCTCTGAATCGGCGTTCACTGAATCCGGACTACGGGGATAGCCTGACTCCATAGTTCGTCCAACTGGTAGTACTCACGCTCGGCGGGGGCAAAGATGTGCACAATAACGTCTCCGAAGTCGAGCAGGAGCCAGCCTGAGTCCAGGTCACCCTCGCGGTGGTGGGGTCTGAGGCCCTCTTTCTTCAATGTCTCCTCAATCGCGCCTTGGATGGCAGCAATCTGCCTCTCGCTCTCGCCGCTGCATATCACAAAGTAGCTGGCGAAGCTACAGATGTCGTCCACATCGAGCAGAACAACATCAGAGGCCTGCTTTTCGCTGGCGGCTTCTACTGCTTTCCGTGCTACCTCTATCCCTTCCAGACGCCTACCCCCGGATAAGAACCTGTTCAAGCAGTATTATACCACACCATGGACGGACACCGGGTGTCACTGCGAGGAGCACAGCGACGCGCCACTGACTGCAGTGGCGCTGCCTCTTCGCTTTGTTCAGAGCTTCGGCCCGCGATGACAGGCAGGGGGAAGGCCTTCCGGCAGCTTGACACCAGATAGGGCCCAAGATATGATGCCGGTAAGTCAGGGAGGTCAGGAAGAATGGCAGGGTTGCTCTTCGGCACTGCCGGTACGCCCCATAGCGCGGAGGTTCAGTCTACCGTCGGTGGGATTGAGCGAGCAGCCGAGCTCGGGCTGGGCTGCCTGGAGATTGAATTTGTGCGGGGTGTCCACATGGGTGAGGCAGTTGCTCATGGGGTAGCCGAAACCGCTGCCCGGAGCGGGATAAGGCTGACTGCCCACGCTCCGTACTACATCAACCTCAATGCTCGCGAGCCGGACAAGGTAAGAGCCAGCCAGGAGAGAATTCTGAAGACCGCCCGTGTTGGTGCCATGTGTGGTGCAGTCAGCGTGGTCTTCCACGCCGCCTTCTACATGGGTGACCCGCCGGAGCAGGTCTACGAGACGGTGAAGAAAAATCTGGCTGAAGTGCTGGATGAGCTTGATGCGGAGGGTAACCGGTTGTGGATTCGACCGGAGGTGATGGGCAAGCCCAGCCAGTTCGGAGACCTGGAGGAGATACTGAATCTCTCCGTCGAGTTGGAAAGGGTCGCTCCCTGTATTGACTTTGCTCACTACCATGCCCGTACCGGCAGATACAACTCTTACGGTGAGTTCAGCGCCATCCTCTCGCGTATCGAGGAACGGCTGGGCAGGGCTGCCCTGGACGACATGCACATCCATGCTGCCGGTATTGCCTACGGCGACAAGGGAGAGAGGAAGCACCTGGACCTTGAGGAATCGGACCTGGCGTACGGTGAACTGATGAAGGCTCTCCGGGACCATGATGTCAAGGGGGTGCTGGTCTGTGAGAGTCCCAACCTGGAAGGGGATGCCCTGCTTCTGCAGGAGACCTACCGGGGCCTTGAGAAAGCGGCCTGATATCTGCTGCTGCGGGCTGTCTCCGCTTGAAAGGCACCCGGACCGTGGGGGAACGTAGAATTGCCGTGACAGTACTCCGGCTTTCCCGCTTGACGTAATTCTGGTATAATAAGTTCATATGGGGTTAGCACCGGTTGTGCTAGCTATTGAGGTGACGGATGAAACCAAGGTGGCGCCGTATCGGTTTCCTGTACCTGGTAATCCTGGTTGCAGGGGTATCGCTGATTGCCTTTGCTCTACGTGGACCGCAACAGAGCCCACAGGAAATCCCGCTGAGTGAAGTTATTGAGAAATCGCAGAGTGGTCAGATAGAGAAGCTGGTTGTCGAGGGTGAATGGCTGACCATCACCACCCGGGATGGTCTGGAGCAGGATAGCTACAAGGGTGAGACCAGTATATTCGATATCGATACTCTCGTGCTTGACGGTGTGGAGGTAGAATTTGTAGCCGGCGGTTTCAACTGGGCGAGTATGCTGATTGGCTTCCTCCCTCTACTCCTGTTCGGCGGTCTGATATTCTTCCTGTTCTTTCGCGCCCGCGGTGCTAATAGCCAGGCAATGAGTTTCGGACGCAGCCGGGCCCGGCTGTTTCCGGAGAATAAGTCTACGGTGACCTTCGACGATGTTGCCGGTGTTGACGAGGCCAAGCAGGAACTCACCGAGGTGGTCGACTTCCTCAAGTCGCGTGAGAAGTTCCAGAGCCTGGGGGCACGCATCCCCAGGGGTGTGCTATTGGTCGGCCCGCCGGGAACCGGCAAGACGCTGCTCGCTCGGGCGGTGGCTGGTGAAGCTGAGGTGCCCTTCTTCTCCATAAGCGGTAGCGAGTTTGTTGAGATGTTTGTCGGTGTCGGTGCCTCCCGGGTGCGCGACCTCTTTGACCAGGCCAAGAAGAACACCCCCTGCATCATCTTTATTGACGAAATCGACGCCGTCGGGCGCCACCGTGGGGCCGGGCTTGGCGGTAGCCACGATGAGCGAGAGCAGACCCTGAACCAGATTCTGACCGAGATGGATGGGTTTGACACCAATACCAGTGTAATCATCCTGGCGGCAACCAATCGACCTGACATTCTTGACCCCGCCCTGCTGAGGCCCGGCCGGTTTGACCGGCGGGTTATCCTTGACCGCCCTGACATTGTTGGACGGACAGCCATCCTCAAGGTCCATCTCAAGGGTAAGCCGCTGCCGGAATCTCTCGATATCGAGGTGCTGGCGAAGCAGACCGCCGGTTTCAGCGGTGCCGACCTGGCCAACCTGGTCAACGAAGCCGCCATTCTCGCCGCCCGGCGAGACAAGAGCACAATCGAACTCCCCGAGTTTGAGGAGTCTATCGACCGCGTGATTGCCGGTCCGGAGCGGAAAAGCCGGCGAATCAGCCCCAGGGAGAAAGAGATAACCGCTTACCACGAAGCAGGTCATGCCCTTGCGTCCAAGATACTCCCCAATGTCGACCCGGTGCGGAAGGTAACCATAATGCCGCGTGGTATGGCCGGCGGTTATACCCGGCTTCTGGAGGAAGACCGCAGCATGTACACCCGTGCCCAGCTCAAGGATAGGCTGGCGATGCTGTTTGCCGGTCATGCGGCCGAGGAGCTAATCTTCAACGAAAGGACAACAGGAGCGCAGGTTGATATCAAGCAAGCCACCGATTTGGCCCGCAAGATGGTTGTCGAATTCGGTATGAGTGACAAGCTGGGACCGCGGACGTTCGGTGATAAGCAGGAGATGGTCTTCCTGGGTCGGGAAATCTCCGAGCAGAAGGACTACAGTGAAAAGTATGCCCTGGAGATTGACCGCGAGATTAACAAGCTTATCAATGACAGTTATGAAATCGCCAGGCGCATCCTCACAGATAACAAAGCGATGCTGGCCAAGATTGCTAAGAAGCTTCTAGAGCAGGAAACGCTGGACGGCGATGAAATAGACGCTCTGTTCACCGAAGAAGAGCGACAACTCGTACCTGGGATCCCGGTGCCGGCGAGCGCGACACCGGCTGAGGCTGCACCCAAACCCAAACGTAAGCCCAGGGCGAGGAAGACCCCCGTAGTGGGCCCCATCTTCCCCGAGCAGTCACCGGCCACACCGGACTAGGCCTGCTAGCGAAGTGTCTTACAAATGCCTTTACAGTCCCTGTCATTCTAGCAAGCCTATGTAAAACCCTTTCGACCAACCCCCGTGCGGCCCAGATGGAGCGCCTCTCAGAAGAGGCGGGGCCCCTCAGAAGGGGCGGTGCCTTCCCCTTCCTGTCCAGGAAGGAGCCTTCTGCGGAAGGGGGGAAAGATTATATCTGGGGGACACCGGCAGAATCTGGTTTCGGATTCTGCTAACGTCATTCTGTAAGAATGACGCCCAGACACCCCTGCCAGAAGGGGGCGCCTCTCAGAAGAGGCGGGGCCCCTCTCAGAAGAGGGGGCGCCCCTAAGAAGGGGCGAAGCCCCTCTGGACTCCCCCTTTTTCATCACCCTGTTAGACTCGATCCGGGATACGTGTTTGCCCCCTGGATTCCAGCCTGCGCTGGAATGACATCAACATCCATCATACGTAAAGATATATACGAGACACTACACTAGCCAAGTCAGCAGGTAAGTTCAGAATGACAGGGGAGGATACGCTCCTTGTAGTGACGTCCCCTGAGGTGAATCGTGCCTATCTAAACAAGAGCAATATAACCCCGGTCTGTGCTGGAGGGCCTCCTCGGACATACACGACGGGATAGCGCTGCCCTGAGACCGGTTTAGGGCCTCCCCGCTGCATAGTTACCCACGGGAAGTCTATTCGGACGCCTGCTCTTCTTTACCGGACTCTCTCCTGGTGCGGTCAAGTATAGCCTGTTCTGCCGTTCGGTAATCGTTATAGGGCTTATCCCTGATGTCCAGGTATTCCCTGAGTGGGAGCTGCATGAACATCGTTCCCATCTCTCTGGCGTACTCGCTGTCGGCAACGCGGTGATATGCAAACAGGGCACTGGTCTCCAGGGAGGTCCTGATACCCTGCATCTCGTACATCTTCTTGATGGCCCTCTTGTACTGGGTAGCCATCTGCCACGGCATCAGGGCGACCCGTTTGGCGAAGGTGTCGGTGAACTCATCGATATCTTCTTCGGGGACGCAGTAGTTGGCCATACCGAGCCGGTAGGCTTCCTCGCCGGGAATGCTGTCGCCGGTGAAAGCCATCTCCTGGGCTTTTCTCATCGGCAGAAGCCAGGGGAACCAGAGCATGTCCACGCCCATTGACCTCATTGGCGGGTAGCCGAACTTGCAGTCCGGGGTAGTCACCAGCAGGTCGCACATGGCAGCCAGTTCCGAGGCCCCGGCCAGGCAGTATCCGTGGGTCTGGGCAATGACTACCTTTGACAGCTCCCAGATTTGCCACCACTGCTGTACGACGTACCGGGCCCAGTGGGTGAGCCCGCAGGTATCGACATACTGGGAGCCCAGGTCGGGTTCATCACTGCCCATGTCGCCACCGAGGTCATAGCCGGTGCTGAAGCAGCGCCCGGCTCCCTTGATGACAATGGCGTTGATATCGTTGTCCAGTTCGGAGAATTTCAGTGCGTGGAAAAGCTCGGCACGGAGTTGATGGGTCATGGCATTCATCTTCTCAGGGCGATTCAGTGTTATCTTGACAACGTGGGTCTCGTGATTTGACTCGTAGATGATTTCTTTATAGTCGAGCGGTTCGCGGTACCACCTCGCCGAACGTATCTCCAGTGGTGAGTTTTTCTCTTCAGTCATGCGGAAATGTCTCCTTTATCGTTTCTCTGTCAGTGTCTTGCCGCGAGTATGCGGCGGCGCTGTTATGTCAACAGACTCCCTCCCTTCGTCGAGCACATCTGTCCTTCTTCCAATGTGGCAGATTGCGGAGATTGGTGTCAAGGATATTTACTCGTCCGGTACATTAGTGACACTCCAGTAAAGCCAATGCTAATTGCCACCAGGAGGGTGATGAAAAACCCGTTCGGCCAATCCCCATGCGGTCCGGATGGAGCGCCTCTCAGAAGAGGCGGAGCGCCTCTCAGAAGAGGCGGGGCCCCTCAGAAGGGGCGGGGCCCCTCAGAAGGGGCGGTGCCTTCCCCTTCCTGTCCAGAAACAAGAATAAAACTTCTCCTCCCTGCAGAAAGGAGACCAGGCTGTATTCAGATGTGTCGTATTCGTAGCGTAAGGTGGTAGAATGGGATACGGTACAGCGAATAAGGGCAGAAGGAGCAACATCTTGCGCATAATGGCAGGAATAGGACGTATTCTGGTTGCGGTGGTCTTACTTCTTGGAGTAGTTGTAACGGGGTGTCAGCCTGAGAAGGATGCTCCCGTAAAAGAGGTGCCCGTACATGAGGGGGGAAGTCTTTCCCTATACGGCACTGACCCCCTTACACTGGACCCTGCGGTTTCCGGGGATATGACGTCCCATGAGTGTCTGATGCAACTGTTCAGTGGCCTGGTGCGTCTGGACGCCGACCTGGAACTGGTACCGGATATTGCCCGGGACTGGCAGGTGAGCAAAGACGGCAGGACCTATACCTTCCGCCTGCGCCGGGGAGTGAAGTTCCACGACGGCCGGGAGGTCAAAGCGGAGGACTTTGTCTACTCCTGGCAGCGCGCCTGCTGGCCGGAGACGGGGTCGCAGACGGCGGCCACCTACCTGGGCGATATTGTTGGCGTCGGTGATGTGCTGGCAGGCGAGGTCCGGGAAATAAGTGGAATCAGGGCAGTCGACGACTACACCCTGGAGGTCGCGATAGACGCTCCGCGGTCGTATTTCCTCTACAAGCTGGCCTATCCTACAGCGTTCGTGGTGGATAAAGCCAATGTGGAGGCCGGGGGTGAGTGGTGGCGTCACCCCAATGGCACCGGTCCGTTCAAACTGGGCGATTGGGTGGAGGATGAGAAGCTGGAATTGGAGTGGGACCCGCTCTACTACGGTGATGTAGCCAGGTTGGACTCGGTGGTTTTCCATTTCCTGGCAGGCTACCCGCTAAACATGTATGAGACCGATGATATCGATGTCGCCGGGGTCTCTGTTTCTTATATCGACCGTGTCACCGATGAGGCCGGCCCTTTCTATTCCCAGCTTATGATAGTGCCTGAGCTCAGTCTCGGCTATCTCGGTTTCAATACCGCCGCTCCGCCGTTTGACGATGTCAACGTCCGCCGTGCTTTCACGCAGGCAGTGGACAAGGAGAAACTGGCCACGCTGGTATACCGGGACATGGTGCAGGCGGCGTACGGGATACTGCCGCCGGGGCTTCCCGGTCATGATGAAGGTCTATCCGGACTCGAATTCAACGTTGAAAAGGCGCGGGAGTCAATCAGAGCATCCCGGTACGGGGATGTATCGGCACTGCCACCGATAACGCTTACGACCAGCGGGTGGGGAGGGCTGATACCGGGCGACCTGGAGGCCATCATCAGCGAATGGCGGCAGAACCTGGGCGTGGAGGTGAAGGTGAGGCAACTGGAGCCGCAGAGGTACCTCTACCACCTCGAGGAAGAAATGGATGATATGTATTACCTGGGCTGGGTGGCCGACTACCCGCACCCGCAGAACTTCCTGGAAGTGCTGTTCCACAGCCAGGCCCAGTATAACTACGGCCAGTACCGAAATACTAAGGTCGATGCCCTTCTTTACGAGGCCGGCACCGAGCAGGACAACCTTCGGAGCCTGGAGCTATATCAGCAGGTGGAACGGATACTGGTGGAGGACGCCGCCTGTCTCCCGCTGTGGTTCGGGGAGAACTACGTGCTGGTCAAGTCCCGTGTCTGGGGATACAGCCTGAACCCGATGGGCTTTGCCAGCCTGAACATGGTGTCGGTGGAAAGTAAGTAGTGGCGGAGGGCCGGTAATGGCGGAGGGGGTGGGATTCGAACCCACGGTCCCTTGCGGGACAACGGTTTTCAAGTCTGCCTAATTCTCTCCGCACCGTGTTTTCACGCTCAAAATCGTGTTTTTGCCTTTTTATCCTACCAGCCGTTTTGTGCGTAAAATACCTTTTCATGTTGACCCGTTATTCCGTCTCTGTTAGCAATTTCCTGAATCCGTGAAGTGAGTAAATAGATTGTTCTACATTTCTATCTGAGGCATGCTACACTTGAAGGTAAGAAGGCCTGTTGAAGGCATTCACCCAGGAG of Dehalococcoidales bacterium contains these proteins:
- a CDS encoding enoyl-CoA hydratase-related protein — encoded protein: MTEEKNSPLEIRSARWYREPLDYKEIIYESNHETHVVKITLNRPEKMNAMTHQLRAELFHALKFSELDNDINAIVIKGAGRCFSTGYDLGGDMGSDEPDLGSQYVDTCGLTHWARYVVQQWWQIWELSKVVIAQTHGYCLAGASELAAMCDLLVTTPDCKFGYPPMRSMGVDMLWFPWLLPMRKAQEMAFTGDSIPGEEAYRLGMANYCVPEEDIDEFTDTFAKRVALMPWQMATQYKRAIKKMYEMQGIRTSLETSALFAYHRVADSEYAREMGTMFMQLPLREYLDIRDKPYNDYRTAEQAILDRTRRESGKEEQASE
- a CDS encoding TIM barrel protein, yielding MAGLLFGTAGTPHSAEVQSTVGGIERAAELGLGCLEIEFVRGVHMGEAVAHGVAETAARSGIRLTAHAPYYINLNAREPDKVRASQERILKTARVGAMCGAVSVVFHAAFYMGDPPEQVYETVKKNLAEVLDELDAEGNRLWIRPEVMGKPSQFGDLEEILNLSVELERVAPCIDFAHYHARTGRYNSYGEFSAILSRIEERLGRAALDDMHIHAAGIAYGDKGERKHLDLEESDLAYGELMKALRDHDVKGVLVCESPNLEGDALLLQETYRGLEKAA
- the thiL gene encoding thiamine-phosphate kinase, encoding MPDMKVRELGEFGLIERLNGMIPRGRGRPTAARERLIIGIGDDAAAWYGDTSIQLATVDSLIQDVHFSLNTASWEEVGWKSLAVNVSDIAAMGGLPGYALISLGLPGDTGVEDVIALYRGMIDLAGEYEVDIIGGNTVSAPQVVINVTVLGSTGSKDGQILTRSAARPGDLIAVTGTLGAAAAGVEILGKGLTCEPGATASLRKACLHPRPRVAEGRLLVEQGVKTAIDISDGLIADLNHICQESRVGARVEVDRVPISPAVKECFPDRALELALSGGEDYELLFTAAADNIDRVRMAASCPITVIGEIASEGVNETVLVDSHGNPVSLPGTGWDHYNAARNQK
- the tsaE gene encoding tRNA (adenosine(37)-N6)-threonylcarbamoyltransferase complex ATPase subunit type 1 TsaE codes for the protein MMCFDLTTHSPEETQELGRAMGALARPGDIFLLVGELGTGKTCLTQGIAWGLDIREYALSPTFVIMRELYGRLPLYHIDLYRLDNIEEVADLGLDDYLYGKGVCVVEWAEKGLSVMPPEHLLVDIKYLPGTERSFRLQPSGQRYREMLVEMRKTFPGTQER
- the rsfS gene encoding ribosome silencing factor produces the protein MNRFLSGGRRLEGIEVARKAVEAASEKQASDVVLLDVDDICSFASYFVICSGESERQIAAIQGAIEETLKKEGLRPHHREGDLDSGWLLLDFGDVIVHIFAPAEREYYQLDELWSQAIPVVRIQ
- the tsaB gene encoding tRNA (adenosine(37)-N6)-threonylcarbamoyltransferase complex dimerization subunit type 1 TsaB; its protein translation is MQLAIDTSTDTASLALVRDGDVVAELTWRCGQNHTRQLLPNLEHLLRQFDLSPQALTGIIVARGPGSFNGLRVGISVAKGLAFSLGVPIVGISTLEVEAYQHAGTGLPVCPVFNAGRGEVATATYRRRRGRWLQLAPEHITTIESLCSGIASKTVLCGEYVTVIAEQLRQHLGSKAVIPSTTTGLRRAAFLAELGLKRLTAGDTDDPATLQPLYLRRPSITRAKHR
- a CDS encoding peptide ABC transporter substrate-binding protein, with translation MQLFSGLVRLDADLELVPDIARDWQVSKDGRTYTFRLRRGVKFHDGREVKAEDFVYSWQRACWPETGSQTAATYLGDIVGVGDVLAGEVREISGIRAVDDYTLEVAIDAPRSYFLYKLAYPTAFVVDKANVEAGGEWWRHPNGTGPFKLGDWVEDEKLELEWDPLYYGDVARLDSVVFHFLAGYPLNMYETDDIDVAGVSVSYIDRVTDEAGPFYSQLMIVPELSLGYLGFNTAAPPFDDVNVRRAFTQAVDKEKLATLVYRDMVQAAYGILPPGLPGHDEGLSGLEFNVEKARESIRASRYGDVSALPPITLTTSGWGGLIPGDLEAIISEWRQNLGVEVKVRQLEPQRYLYHLEEEMDDMYYLGWVADYPHPQNFLEVLFHSQAQYNYGQYRNTKVDALLYEAGTEQDNLRSLELYQQVERILVEDAACLPLWFGENYVLVKSRVWGYSLNPMGFASLNMVSVESK
- the ndk gene encoding nucleoside-diphosphate kinase — translated: MERSLVLIKPDAMERGLGGAIIGRLQQQGLKLLALKMLHMDEALAKRHYAIHEGKPFFEDLVRYITSTPIIASVFEGENAVDTIRQAMGTTDPAKAEAGTIRAAYGLDIQRNATHASDAPETARVEIALFFTEDELFDC
- the ftsH gene encoding ATP-dependent zinc metalloprotease FtsH, translating into MKPRWRRIGFLYLVILVAGVSLIAFALRGPQQSPQEIPLSEVIEKSQSGQIEKLVVEGEWLTITTRDGLEQDSYKGETSIFDIDTLVLDGVEVEFVAGGFNWASMLIGFLPLLLFGGLIFFLFFRARGANSQAMSFGRSRARLFPENKSTVTFDDVAGVDEAKQELTEVVDFLKSREKFQSLGARIPRGVLLVGPPGTGKTLLARAVAGEAEVPFFSISGSEFVEMFVGVGASRVRDLFDQAKKNTPCIIFIDEIDAVGRHRGAGLGGSHDEREQTLNQILTEMDGFDTNTSVIILAATNRPDILDPALLRPGRFDRRVILDRPDIVGRTAILKVHLKGKPLPESLDIEVLAKQTAGFSGADLANLVNEAAILAARRDKSTIELPEFEESIDRVIAGPERKSRRISPREKEITAYHEAGHALASKILPNVDPVRKVTIMPRGMAGGYTRLLEEDRSMYTRAQLKDRLAMLFAGHAAEELIFNERTTGAQVDIKQATDLARKMVVEFGMSDKLGPRTFGDKQEMVFLGREISEQKDYSEKYALEIDREINKLINDSYEIARRILTDNKAMLAKIAKKLLEQETLDGDEIDALFTEEERQLVPGIPVPASATPAEAAPKPKRKPRARKTPVVGPIFPEQSPATPD